Part of the Drosophila pseudoobscura strain MV-25-SWS-2005 chromosome 2, UCI_Dpse_MV25, whole genome shotgun sequence genome, CCAAATGGATTCTCTGTATGCCCTTCTCCCACTTGAGGGCGGGCCCACACACAATGACTAAACCTAATTTGTCAAAATCATATTCAAGCTCGGGATAACGAGGTTATTTATAATGCGAGCtctatgcatgtatgtatatatatttcgaaTAACAATAACCAGCGCGCCACATGTCACTGGATTACGTTGATAAATATTCATCTGTGGCTTTTTGTGGGATATACTCCGGATACACTCTTAGATTTGAACACTGAGTGGATGAGCTTATAGACCTCTCGATTTATAAATTCTCTGAAGAGTACTGTTCAAATCAGTAGAGGGGCGCTACTGTAAACTTGTAGAACGTCACTCCTTCTGGATTGATTCGAGTGTTGAAGGCGTCATTCGGCTTGAACATGCCCATGTTGCGACTGCTGTTGAACAGGTCCTGCAAGAATAAAAGGCGAAAATGCAGATTGGGGATTTTCATTTGGTTTGGTCGTACCACAACATAATAGCCCGTGGGGCTGTCCAGACCCAGACGCTCCAAGACGACTTCGAAGTTGCGAGGGCACAAGGGGCAGGCGTCAAAGCCTCCCCGATTTACAAAAGCCACTGCAAAGGAGTGTTGGCCAAGGTCGTTGACCGGGGTGACTGGACGTACCCACACCTACAAAGGAATGGTGCGGAGTGTTTGTTCCGATACGTCGATTGATTGACTAAAGATACCTGAAAGTATTTCGATGCCCTGACGCACTTTCCGGGCATCCCAAGCAAGTCCTGATTTACAGCAATGACTTCTCTGAAATCAGAAATTGGATCAGACTTAAGCATGCCAAATAGTGAATGTGCCTGACCGGTTCTGAAGAAGTTCCTTTATTTCCGGGCGCACAGTCTCCAAGTCATTGGTCATTATCAAAGGAGCTGCGATCACCGACCATATAGCCAGCTGCAATCGGCTGGCGTCATAGCTGAGACGAAAGTTACCTAAAACCAGCTGGGCAAGGGAAAGGGGAAGCCGTAACACACGCAAATGCCGTAGTCGAAAAATTGGGTGCCCTGAGCCTAACATACCATGTCCGGGTCATTCCATCGACCAGGACCAGCATGGGCTAATAGAAGCTCCTGATTTCTGCGGTATAGCTCCATTATCCTGAAGACTGATGTGTACGAGTCCGTGATGTCCTCTGCGAACCGCCAAAGATTGCAGTGCTTCGCTATCAACCTGTAGTCGGGCTGAAGGGGAACAAATTAGCGTCAAGTGCCGGGGGAGCCTTAAAGTTCTTCCGAGACCTACTTTCTCAGTGTAGAACGGCCAACTGCAAGAGTAGACCATCGTCCGACCAGTCCTGTTCATGGCCTTGCCAAAGGCGGGATACCCTCTGTTCCGCTCGGACTCAGTGGCATAGCACCCGTCTAACTTCACGTAGTCTGCGCCCCAATCGGCGAAGGTTTGGGCATCGAGCTCGAAGTGTCCCCGAGCGCCAGGACCGCGGAACATACAAGTCTGCTGACCCACATCATGGTATATGCCAAATTTCAGGCCTCGTCCATGAATCTGTGGAAGAATgctgttgcctacttttgctTTTCAGTACGGAAAACTGGATCACTTACGTAGCGGGACAGAGCAGACATTCCGCTGGGAAAACGTTTCCTATCGGCCAGGAGCTTCTGAGTGGACGTATCGCGAATTCTCTCCATCCAGCAGTCGTCGATTATCAAGTACTGGAATCCCACGGCTGCATAGCCCTCGGAGACTAGAAGATCTGCTGTGCGCTTAAAGAGCGACTCACTACGGTGGATAATACAAGAAATGCATAGTAGAATAAGAGCAGCATTTACCAATCAGAGCCATTACCTGATGCAATCCCTGGGGAAATGAATACAGTCAACAGTACATTGGAATCTCTCGAATGGCATCCAGCCCATGGGAGGGGTTTGGGCGACTCCGTTCTCGAGCCCGTCGATACATCGCAGCGCACAGCAGAACCAGATCGAAAGACACAACAGATGCGAAAGGCGTTCTGTGCCAAGCATCTCGAATTGTTAATAGAAGAGATGCCAAGTGTGCAAATTGACGTGTACAAATTGGTCTGCTCTGTTCGCTGCCGTGACTTGTGGAAGACTTGATGGAACTAATGCCATTAGCCCTGAATAGTGCAACCGATTTGGCTGGGTGTAGATACTTGAGCGATTGCAGGTGGTGCGATCGTTTTTCGTTACGCGGGAATGAAGTGTGAACTAAAATTGGTTTCGGTGTCCAATTTGCGTGATTGATTTTCGACTTTTTGTGTGCTACTACTGCCCAAAATAAATGTGTCCAAATCTATGTAAACTAGATGAGTAAACATTGAAAAAACGATGGCTTTTTTGATATCCTCGAAAATCTCCTCGTGATTAAAACTCAGAGTGTAAACGTGTACTTTATTCAAGGCGCAAAGGTTAGTCTGCAATTCTGCATTTCTTGCGAGTATTGCTTCTGtttctccactccactctttTTAGTCATCATACTTTGGATGAGAAACATGTGGATATATATAACGTAGAGAGACCAAATGGACATATAATGCAAGCTGATGTGGATGCACGAGTTCCTCTACAGTACCTACATTTATTCCCGCTGGCttagatatatgtacgatGGATGGAGacttaaatatgaaattagtATGCAATTCCAAAACTAGATTCTCAGTGCCACTAATACAATCAAATTTTGCAGACTATACACAGCATAAGCTGGATCGAAGATCAAATTCTATTAACTGACAAGTCATCCCATAAATACAGTTTTGTTTCtatctttctgtctttctatTTATCCCCTTTTTAAGGCTTTACGAGTActattttttccaaaaatgttTAAGGCAGATATGTAAGGATGTCCAGACCAGTCAGTAGCATTAGCGGACAAGTCGGATAGGCATAGTTTTTTGCAATATTCGGCAGACACTATTCTTGTATACAGTCGAGATCGAAACCGAAGTTATTTGACAAAAAGTGTGAAATTAGCCAGATCGTGTTGTACGactttatttaaaaataaatgtttattattGAGATTTAAATAGAAAACAACTATTTTAATGtgatttataaatattttcttagaCTTTTATGAGCAGCCGGGACTAGTTCGGCCCAAAACTAGTCTTCTATTTTGGATTCAAATAGTCCCGGGGAGAGTGGTAAAGGGCAGCCATAGAGGGCATTCATAAGGTACGACCATGGCTACTTTCATTCAATTTGGAGCGACAAGCAAACGACAAGCGGCTGTAATTCAATTTGCCGGGCCATGAAATATGCATGACGAGGACGAGCGACAACTCCCTCATAACAAATATTTAGATCCCGACAAGCGGAATGTACACACTTATTAAAAAGTAAATTTCATTTATTGCTCGCCGAGAGCCGCTGTGCGCCAGCAacggcaaacaaataaaccaGCTGTAACAACAGAAAGCTTTGCACAATCAAGAGCGGAGCAGAACATTTAATTTTCCACCCGTTGTGTCTTTGTTTTCCAATCCCGTGCTGcgattgccactgccactgctactgccactgtcactgtctccgacccgacccgacccgagcCGACCCCGGCGCCGCCACAAAGTCACATTGACCGTCAAACTGTAATCAAATGATAAATGCTGAGCAGGAAGCCCGGCTCGTCCTCGTTCTCGTGCTGTGGACTGgactggtctggtctggtctggtgcTCGGCCAGGATATGCAGCCGAGCTCGACCGCGACCGGACCGGATTGGGACCGCAGGACACTGCCacagcggcagccgcagccgcagagTTGTTGAACAAATGACAACAAAAACGGGCGAGGGCACGGACGCTGGAACGGCGGCAACTGCCCACAAGACGATTATCACAGGTTGCCAAGGACATGGGCGGTCCCCCAACCGCAGCACAATTCCTCTTAAGGATGCCACAGAAAAGTCGGGGCACTATTTGTGCCCTTCCCTTtctggctgggactgggattgacTAACACTGAGGGTGAGAGTGGGCAAGCAACGGTAACAAGTCGCAAGACAATGATTTGAATTTCTGCGCTTTCAGCTCTGTTCGCGTTTCTTTCGGTTTTATGGCCCACGGAAGGCGACAGCACAGGGAAAAGCGAAATGCGAAAaacagtggcagaggcagtaaaacgaaatgaaagcaggaaaaaattaagcagcacaaaaaattaaaataaacgcagagccagagccaagacAAATTCGAAGAAGTTCCAGCTGtagccatagccgtagccgtGGCCCTGCCAGGAGTGGGGGAGGCAACGGCAACCCACTTGCTGGCGGATACTGCGGCTGAATAAAATATGAAGCCAGGCCAAAGTTTGCGAAATGCCGTTCATGGCTCCGCCTGGAGATTAGAGGCGTCGTGGAACCGCTCGCCGGTTGTTCTATGCTGCTGCGTCTCTGCTGGTCGATTCATGCTTTTTGCTAGTGCTGCTGGCGTTTGCTTGGAATTGCTCTGGCTTTCTTCCGAGCTTCCTTCCACTCCCGCCACTATTGCTGTCCTGGGCTGGCATGGTACACGCACATAGAACATCTCCGATGCAATTGAGCCGTTATCGCTGAACCTTGGAAAGGGATTTACATTTTGTGTAATTCTTGCAATAAACAAATGCTAGGAAATCAAACTCTATTTACCCAATCGAGAGAGGGTAAAATCTTATTATTTACAGAGTTAATTAGCCATTGTTTCTTTTCTAGCAAACTTGGTAATATCGGAGATGTCTTTGGACGAATCATTTGCAACTATGATATTCACATTTATCGCCGTACAGTCTGTCTGTGCTTTGGGTGAAATTTGCTCTAATAAATCTGCGCGCATTATTTTACCTTTATCGCAagcattaaattaaatctgaTTAAAACGAAAATCATAAATCCCAATATAGCGGACTGGGAAAAGGAGAGACCCGCCCGCGGTCTCGTCGCACGCCTAATTGCGTTCCGCCCCTGCCTTGGGCCTCGGTATTTGTACTTATCCCCTCCcaacccatcccatcccatccctttCCACAGCGGCATAATCCTTTTACATTCCTAAGCCGCGACGGAGCCAGGCCAGATGACTACGACCCACGACCCCCAAGGCCCCACGACCCAACGTTGTTGGGGCGTCGACTCATCTGCTGCTCCCGCCGCGTGCGAATACGAATGCGAAGCTGCAATCTCAACGTGATAAATTACGGCTATTTGAATTCCTTTCGCTAGCTGTTCCCTCTAGCGGCTCCGGTATTTGTTACCGGTTCTCATTGTCGGGCTCCTTCGTCTTCCTCGTCCAGCTTTGAAATGCGCCTCTGGTTGTCGTTGTCTCTATGGACGACGTGGCTGTTGCGTTCGCGTTCGCTTTCGCTTTCCTTTCGCTTTTGGCGCTGACGCTGAAGATGAAGCGCATGAGTTATGGACCCGGCTAGCGCCGCGTTGCGTATACGGCGCGTTTCCAAACACATAATTGCCGCTAAGATTTACGTTAGCCCTTTAAATTTATGTTACAAATTGCGCCAACTTTATGTTTATTACGTGCAGAATAATaggcttttgttgctgccagcACTCTCCTCCCTGCTCCTTCGGATCACCGCTGTCTACCtacctacatatatacctacctacctacctaACTACCTGGGCTGCCTGCCCGACGTGCTCCTTGGGCAGCAGGGAAAGCAGACCTCTTGGCCATACAAAAGGGGTATTATCTCTCGCAGATTGTATAAGTAATGCACTTTTTAGCGCCAACTTTATTTGGCTCAATTTGCAATAGCATTTTGTAAATTCACAGAGTGTGCAAGCAGCCGTATTGTTCTCTTTATTAATGGGCTGATAACACAAGACCCACTTAACTCACACAATTCTACCCAATTAAAGGCCCATAAACGCGATGGGTCGATCTATGCCGGCTGTGCACGCTCCCACCCCTCCACCGTGGGATAATTTATGGATGGTCTGATTGTATTCATCCGCCGTTGAATACCTTTGCTCCATTGCGGGTGGCTATGAAGGGGTATGGGCCAATGGCAGGGGTATGGGCTGGCAGCACGGAGCACACAGGATACCCGAAAAGTAATTattaatcatttatttttctcttCCTTGTAAATATTTGGTGACTCAGTAGGGGCCCGGGGCTGATCCTCCCAACGATTCTACAAATGtttgtacattgtacatacatatgtatgtagttttGCGGAGTGGGAAACGTCATTTTCTGCcttttatatgtgtatatgggccggaaaaatatatgtatacgaaTCTAGGACAGCGCTATACCACATTAGCGCCGTACCCACACCCTATCGCACTTCCATGCATCCCTAAAtttgcacatacatatgtacatagagttatgtgtgtacataaTCGTACAGTGCGTAAACAAACATTACCCGGAATGAAAAATTTTGGACTACTCATGATAATTTAGCTACCGACATTTTCGTTTACTCAGACTTTTCTTGCCGAggcgggacgggacgggaccaCATATCACGTACCCGGGTGAAACAgtggaacagcagcaacagcagcagcagcagcgcagcaacAATGTAACAAATATGTAAACAAGGACGAAACATGTCAAGGCACAAAATGCGCACCATGCTTCAGGAACACGACAGCACGAGGACGAGCACGAGGACCAAGCAAGGAGCAGAAACGTGCGCCGAACCTTTGTTGATTACGTTTCGTAATTAAGGAGATTTTAATATGCCGCATAATGACATAAAACTAATGCATAATTTTACAACACATCTGAGTAAGCAGGAATGTGGCTGGGGTTCTGGTTTCTGTGCTTGGTGTTTCCGTCTATTCGAGTCTTACCGAACGGAAGGGGAAGCTGTGGCCTATGTTGGGTGGAACCTATGTAAACAGAGCGTAGAATTCCGCTGACTTTTGCCTGTTTGGGTTCCTGAGCGGCTTGTCTTTGTGTTTTATGGCATATTGTAAAGTATCTTGTTAACATATTTGCCACATTAACCAAGAAACTACACGCGGGCACTCGCAGTCACCCACCGCCTTTGCTTTCGCAcacgtcagcgtcagcgtcagcgcgGTCGGAATCGTGGTCCTGGTCAAAGCCAGACCGAGAGCTAGACCCATAGAGAGTGCTAGGGCCAAGAGGGCAAGAGGCAGAACCGGAGGCACTTCTTTTACGTTGCTCTAGCTGGTTAGTACTCGTAGCAATATGCAAAAGTACAAATTAATTCGCTGGCGTTGGCCAGgactcggagtcggagtcgggcCCAAGCACAACGGAACGGCAGGGGCCGGAAATCTCGTGCCGTGTGCTGGCCCTGGGAGAGGTAGAGGAGCAGGTACTGCATCCAGTTTTGTCGAACCCCAACTGAACTTCCTCCCATGCTAATTAGTGCGAAAGGGGCGTAGCGTGGCTGGGTAAAGATGTCAACATCAGGCATCTGTCGGGCTGGCATCtgcacctccacctccacctccgcatcagccgcagcctcagcctcagcctccgACTAGCAGCCGTATAAAAtcgtttcatttgcataaattaggCATTTATTGCCGAGCgccgcacatacatatactagaATACCAAAGCCCAACTTTGTTTACTTAGTCCTGCAATCTAGTACACAGTTACTTAtagaatataatatattttaagaGAATCGTTGTGCCCCGTCTGCCTGCATGTACATAAGTTATACtgttaataatattttttttaaataaaagcaaTCTTCCatgtttaaataaaacaaaaaaataaaatttaagcCTCTCCCAAAACTGGGACCATGTCGTACTTTCCATTGACAGGATTTCCACACATgtgaaaatttattcaaattatcgGCAACTCCGTCCTTCTGGTCGCTGACTATAATAGTCTCGCGGCACAGTGGTCTTTTCAGAATTGTGAGTCCTTAAAAATAAGATATGGGAATTTCAGCGGGTGGCGAAAGTACGTTCGTACGCCTTTCAAAACAAAAGTGTTCCCCAGGTCTTTTTGATAGCATTTTCTTAGTTCACAATTTTAGCAATAAACATGTGATATAAGTCGACTTTGGCTTAATCTTTTAAAATAGAGATATCTGCGAAACGGAACAAAATATTCGCCAgcctttaatttattttaaaagaggataatattttattacacAATAAATTATCTCTATTGGTgttcttttaatttaattaagtaCCGGTCGCGGCCGTACGGGTCGGATTGCCTAATGAATATTAtgatataataattattactTTATTATTAGATAATCAAAGAGACATAAGCCATTAATCTGTAGAAGATAAACAGTGGTGCAGCAGCCTATGTTGCCACACTCCCGCATATTCATCTTGCGCCTCTTTCCTTTCTTTCACAAAGCATATCGCAAACTACGATACAGGAAAAGCTCAGTATCTCAACCAAATGTATTAAGAAAACACAATTTTGTAGTAGTTTAACTATATGTTTAACATCTTACATATCTTgcaattattagttattttGTTCTTATTGAGTTGACTTTTTACGATGAAAAGTAAGAGTATTGACAGCCAAGGTAAAATTCAAACACTGCAATaactaattaaatttccatttaacaTTGCAATCTGGGAGCGAAGAGGGGAGCATCATCGAAAAGGGATTTTAAGGGATTTCGATCCCCTAACTCATTCCAGACCTAGAAAAGAACCTGTTAAACAacattaattataataattatggTAATATAACTTTAAGCCGTTCTTCGTCTGCCTCACTGTGCGTTAATTTTGCAACTTTTCTAGTGTCCCACTCCCTCGTTTGTCTGCTTTGCAGTTTTGTCCAACTTATTAAACTCATCACTCAAGTTCTCTTTGACTTTTCCGCAAAACGTTTTCAACACTTCTGAATTATGAACATGCCCCAAAACGTCGCTGGAGAGGACTGAATAGTCCACGTAGCCAGAAGCGCGGCAGCGCCTCCTCTCTCAGCCCCGAAATGGCGGCTGGTTGTTAAATTATTCCAGGCAGTGTTGGGCTCAGAAGTTTGCCGCACAAGTGGCGACTACACCTCTCAAATAACTTTGCGCCTCCGACACTCTGGGGGCATTTCTGCTTCAATTCTAGGCACGGAAGTGCAGTTTTAGTGTTTTCGCGAAATATTCTTATTTAATAGATCCTTAAAGAATCCTAAGAGTCTCCTGCATATTCGAGAAACCATTTTAATTGTGGCCTGTTGGCTTAGTTTAAACGCTTAAGGCACTATACGGCAATCAGGAGTCGAGTACATGactcattttttatttgttgcctATTGTTGTAAATCTGAcaattaataatattattattaatattaattaataatgtTGGGGCTGTTCAATGTCAAGATAGATAGCCTGATATGATAACGATTAAAAGACGCTTCGATAAAGAACGGATAGATGTACATCTGCCATTTGAGAACTTCGCAAGAAAATATGCGACTAAATAAACTAGTTCAGGCTTGGTTTTCTGCGCCATTTCTTACAGGGTTAGTAAAGTTTGAGGCGAACTTTAAAATTAGATAGTACATGCGTGGATTTCTCCCCCTGTTCCCTCCGTCTTCTCCAAATGGACGTCGCCTGGGGAGGCTATAAAATAGAGCCGGCGCGACGGCGGCAAgttgtgtgggcgtggccacgCAGGTTCAAGTCTGACCCTCCTGTAACCTCGTCGTATCGCAATTGACACAAAGCCAACCGGGCGctggggtataaatttcctaATATGAACCTAATGTTTGCCCAGAGGTGcctttattgtatttttgttaTCGCTCCCCGTGTGCAACGAGCTCATAAAATTTTCACTTTCCGCCAAAACTTTGAAGCTGCGGTGACGTGGAGGCAGGaaccggagccggagccatcCCACCACCATACCGCAGGCACTGACGTAGTTTGATTGTACGGATGGTGCATTATATTTTGGCCACAAATGTATCCAAGAGCCGCTCCTGACCGaatcgcagtggcagtgtcgaGTGCCATAAAACACGCCGCAATCGCATGCCAATTAGTCGAGCACTATAGTCGTCCTCGTAGTGCTGCGAATATGTATAGTACAACAGAATACAACGGCCATGAAAGGCCAAGTGCTGGCCAAACACAGAGCGATACATGCAGACGATAAACTTAACAGCTCATTCCAAATTTCGAGCACTTTGAGGTGCGTTACTTAAGGAGCAGGCCAAAGTGAGAGGCCATGGACAGGATTTTGCGGAGTCAGAGTCTGTGACTTATTGGCACGTctcagatacatatgtatgggtATAACCAAATCAGGAATATCGAATAAATCAGAATATGCTTCAAAAATGGCGATACAATATGCGGTGTAcgtgtgcccctgccccacagTGCATAATCATATTAGATATGTGTACActgtacatatacacatatatatttacatacatactagTATTTACTTAAGAGCAGGGCTTTGCGGATCGACAGGCCACAAAACGATGAAGCTACGGCCCGGACGCCCAGCCCGGAGCAATTCATGCACGAGAAAATTGATGAAGGTCAAACACTGGTTGACTTTGCGGTGATAAATGAGCGGTCAGGTCAGGCTAGAATAGAGCTACCGTGCTGCTGCCGCACATACTCTCGCACACGGGACGGCACAGCTTGAACTGGGAGCCCAGGGAGAAATCGCCGGCAGCAGGTCCCACCGACGAACGTCTGGGGGGCGAGTCATCGCCGTGGTCGTGGTCGGGACTCCGAACAAGCGAACTCATGCAGCTCGGCCTCGGCGTTGTTGGAATGCTATAAACACGCATACTTGAAGATACACGCGTGCCCGGAATACCAAAAGTATCTGCAAGTCGCGCTCCAGTGGCTAGAGAGGTTTGCTGAACGAGTCGGCGGCGGAAAGAGCATTTCGCTACCGTTGGGCTGGGTGCTGGCAAAATGTTTTACTTGCCGTTTTGACGTTTTCGAAACACTCGAATATTGTTCCTCTGTCCATCGTACTACCTACTACAGCCCACAAGTTACGAGCAAAATCAGCGGTTGTGTAGCGTAGTAAGCCCCACTCGGCAACAATTTTAGGACAAAATCTAGGGCCGTTAATTCTACATGTCCGTGAATGTGACGGCTTTTATATgtttatgtacgagtatttgcagTGGGTTCAATCAACCTCAACCTACGAATATTTTGTGCTTGTAATGGCTGGAGGTTGGAGGCAATTGAAATGAACCACCCATTGAGTGGGATGCTGCGCCCTACCGCAGAGTCCACACTCTG contains:
- the LOC6897783 gene encoding alpha-N-acetylgalactosaminidase-like encodes the protein MLGTERLSHLLCLSIWFCCALRCIDGLENGVAQTPPMGWMPFERFQCTVDCIHFPRDCISESLFKRTADLLVSEGYAAVGFQYLIIDDCWMERIRDTSTQKLLADRKRFPSGMSALSRYIHGRGLKFGIYHDVGQQTCMFRGPGARGHFELDAQTFADWGADYVKLDGCYATESERNRGYPAFGKAMNRTGRTMVYSCSWPFYTEKPDYRLIAKHCNLWRFAEDITDSYTSVFRIMELYRRNQELLLAHAGPGRWNDPDMLVLGNFRLSYDASRLQLAIWSVIAAPLIMTNDLETVRPEIKELLQNREVIAVNQDLLGMPGKCVRASKYFQVWVRPVTPVNDLGQHSFAVAFVNRGGFDACPLCPRNFEVVLERLGLDSPTGYYVVDLFNSSRNMGMFKPNDAFNTRINPEGVTFYKFTVAPLY